The region CAAAGCCTCACACAGGATTGTACCTGATCCGCACATACAATCCAATAAAGGATTATCACCATTCCATTTACTTAAACGTATAATTGCAGCAGCAAGAGTTTCCTGCATTGGTGCTTCGCCTGCTAATAATCTGTATCCTCTCTTGTGCAAAGATTCACCGGAGGTATCCAGACTAAGAACAGCTTTATCCTTCTCAATGAATAAATTAAATCTTATATCCGGATTAACTGTATCTACATTTGGTCTCTTTCCATATTTAGCCCTGAAAAAATCAGCAATCCCGTCCTTAAGAACCTGTGAAGCATATAAAGAATTATTTATTGTACTTTTATTAACTGTAGAAGTAATTGCAAAAGTTTGATCAAACGAGAAAAATGAATCCCACTCAACAGACTTAGCTGCTTTCATTATTTCATTAGAAGATTTACAATGAAAGTTTTTTAAGGGTGCTAAAACTCTTGTAATAGTTTTTGATAAATAGTTGATTTTATAAAGTGCAGGTTTATCTGCATAAAAATAAACTCCTCTGTAAGATATTTTAGTTTCCTTTGCACCAAGCTCTTTTAACTCCTGTTCACTTACAGATTCCATCATTCCTGCGGCTTGCGCAAAATAAATATTATTTTTTTGATACTCGTACATAAAAAATCTTCAGCAACCAGTTTTTATAAAAATAATTATTTACTGCAAATATAAAGACAAACAATCTGTTAACAGTGGAAAAAGATGATATTAAAATAGAAGTGCAGCTTATTATTCAAAGTTTGAATTCTGCTTTCCAGTGAGTTAAACTAAACGAGAAAAGAACAGGTAATTAAATTGTGCTATCTCACAGATTTTAAATGCAAGACAGTACTTATAATCAATTACTTATTTGAAGTAAACATTGTTAATCTTATTGACATCTGGAATTGACTTATCACCAATAATTATTGCATCATAATCTTTTATTCCATCGATTGTTAATTGTACCGAATTCAGATCTTTTTTCCAGATATCGGCTTTAAACATAACTTCTTTAACTACAACTTCATTCAACATAACCTGAAGTTTAACCGGCAGAGGAAGTTTTCCTTTATTCACAATTACAACTTTCAGTTTATTACTTTTAACAGTTGCTTTTTCAATTGCCAGATCAGGGTAACTGAAATCATAAAACCAGGGTTTCCAGTACCAATTAAGGTCCATTTTAGTTACATCATTAAATGTGAAAAAGAAATCAGCAGGTATTGGATGTTTCCCATTCCATCTGAACATATACTCGTGTAAAGCTTTTAGAAATAATTCATCGCCAAGCATTTTCCGAAGATTATCATACGCAATAGCAGGTTTATTGTATGCAGCAATTCTGTATGTACGCCAACTAATTATCGGAGAAGGTGTGGTTAATGGAAGTTCAAATTCATTACCTGCAAAATTTTCATATCCTTCAATTGTCATCAAACGCGGCAGGTTTCCTTCAGACATTCTTTCCTGAAAGTCATAAGGAAGCATTACTGCCCATCCTTCATCCATAAAAGGATATTTACGCTCATTTGTTCCCATAAAAAAAGGCATATATTGATGAGCAAGTTCGTGCGAAGTAAGACCAACTGTGCCAGCTTTTGATGTAGTTGATCCGTTGTTTACAATCATTGGATATTCCATACCACCTGATCCATTAAAAACAGTTGCTGATGGAAATGGGAAAGGGATTCCAGGAATTTCAAATGAAAAGTATTTCAAAGTTTCTTTTGCATAATAGGCATTATCAACAAAATCCTTAGAAGATTCCTTATATGCGGCGGCACAATAAACTCTTCTTCCTGTTTTACTATCGGCAACAAAACTTGTAGCATCCCACAAATAATGATCACTTATTCCAAAAGCAAAATCGGGTACATTCTCAGCCACAAACCTGAAAGAATTATTCTTATCATGTTTATAAATAGTTTTGTTTTCCAGATCATCTTTACTAATGATCCGTATTATTTCATCAGATAGCCAGGCTTTTTTGTATAAGGAAAGATATTTTTCGTTCAGAATTTCATCAGGATTTTGCCATACACCGGTTGCCCATATTTGAAAGCCGCTTGGTACAGTTAAAATTACATCATAATTATTAAAATCATTATACATTTCTAAAGTGCCGGTATAGTCCAACATATCCCATCCATCAATATCATCATAGACAGAAATCTGAGGATACCAGTATGCAATAAACATTGTAGTAGAATCATAACTTCCATATCGGATAGAAGGAACCGGCGGAATTTTATCTTCCCAACTAATTTTTAAATCTATTTTAGAATTGGGACTGATTCTTTGATCTAGATTAATAATAATATTTGTACTTGTTTCAGTTACTGAAGCACGATTTGTTAAATCTATTTCAGTATTGTTAACTTTTAACTCTTTTAATAAAACTCCATCAGTTAATGCATTTTTGTTAAAAAGAAAATCTCTTCTGGCAGCAGGTTTAGAAACATTATGATATAAACGAATAACTATTTGTTTAAGCGTATCAGGACTATTATTGTAATATGTAATTACTTCAGATCCGGATATTAATTTGTTATAAGGATCAATTTCTGCTATTATTTTATAATCAGATTTGTTAATCCAGTAATTTACACCTGGTTTGCCATCGTAAGATCTGGTCTGCTTTTCAAAAGCAGCCTTTATATTATTTGGTATGCGAAGTTCATCTTGAGCAAAAACAGTTTGTATCAGTAAACTCAAAACAATAATACTAAAAATGTTTTTCACAATAGTTCCCTTATATTATTCAAATAATGATTTATTATTATCAAACTTGTTTCTGCCAAATCTTTTATAAGCTAAGGCAGTAGCTTCTCTGCCGCGTGGTGTTCTGTGGATAAAACCCTGTTGAATTAAAAACGGTTCATATACTTCTTCAATAGTTCCCGGATCTTCATTAACAGCTACAGCCAGAGTATTTAATCCAACCGGTCCTCCATTATACTTGTCAATTATTGCAAGAATAATATCTTTATCCATTTCATCTAATCCAAATTCATCTACTTCTAACGCTTCAAGAGCTTTCTTAGCAATCTCAACATTTATGTTAGTATTGTTTTCAAAATCAGCAAAATCTCTTGTACGCCTTAAAAGTCTGTTTGCAATTCTTGGAGTTCCTCTTGATCTCTTTGCAATTTCAAGCGCAGCGGTTTTATCAATTTTTAGATTTAGAATTCTTGCAGATCTGTTAACAATTGTATCGAGCATTTCTGTAGAATAGTAATCAAGACGAAATTTAATTCCGAACCTGTCTCTAAGCGGTGAAGTAAGCATGCCAGCACGTGTTGTTGCACCGACTAATGTATATTTTGGCAAACTAATCTGAACCGAGCGTGCATTTGGTCCGCTTTCAATCATAATATCAAGTTTATAATCTTCCATTGCAGAATAAAGATATTCTTCAACAACCGGACTTAAGCGGTGGATTTCATCAATAAAAAGTACTGAGTGTTCTTCAAGATTTGTAAGTAAACCAGCAAGATCTCCCGGTTTTTCTAATACAGGACCTGATGTTACTTTAATCTTTGTTCCAAGTTCATTTGCAATAATATGAGCTAAAGTTGTTTTACCTAATCCAGGAGGACCAGTTAGTAGAACATGATCAAGTGCTTCTTTTCTTTTTTTTGCTGCTGTTACAAAAATATTAAGATTGTCTGTTATTTTCTTTTGTCCGTAAAACTCTTTAATAAGTTTTGGACGTAGAGAAGATTCAATTTTAATATCTTCTTCTGTTACTGCAGCATTTGTAGTTGTAGATTTTCTCATTTTAAGTAACAAGTTGTTTATTTCTGAACTTCAGTTTATTAAAAATAAATACCATCAATATCATTACAGTTATCATTAAGACAGCAATTATAATAGTAGGAGTAACATCCAGATTTGAAGCAAAGATTGTTGATAATCCAGGATTCCAGGCGCTGCCATATAATATAATCAGATGCACAACATATATAATAAGAGTATTTCTACCTACAATAATAATTATTTTTGGTATAGACTCTATCTTCTGAGAAATAAATGATACAATGGAATTAAGTACTAATACTAAACCCAATCTAAAAAATATTGTATTGAGATTATAAGATGAATCTTCATAGTAATAATTAAATACCTTATTAGTTATTATTACCGAAACTTCTGAAATGATTATTAATACAGCACCAAACAATGCCAGATTAAAACTAAATTTATTTGTTTTAAACACTAATGGATTTTTTGCAAGATAACTGCCAAGTATCCCGCCAAAAACTACATAACCAGCCCACGGAAATAATGGGAACAATGAACCAGTACCGGTATAGAAATATCCTGCAACAGGTTGAGGAAAATAATCAATCCAGTTAATCCTTGTAACTATTGGTACGGCAAAAAAGAATAAAAGAGAAATGAAGAGAAATACAATTGTATCGCTTAATTTAGTTTTTTCTGCTACAAAAGCAGAAATCAACAAAAACAGCAATCCAAATCCTATTAATTGCAGAACATCCACTGAAAAAAATATATCAAGATTCTTTTGTGTAATGTTGGAAAAATCAAAGATAGTGTATGTAGGATAACGAAGTAAGTATCCGATAGCAACTAAAAGTAAGAATCTTCGGAATCCCTTTTTTACACGCGGGTTATTTTCAAACGGTTCATTAACAAGTCTTAATAAATATGTAAAAACTGTTCCCGCACTAAACATAAATATTGGTGCAGTTATTCCACGCATAAAATTCCAAATATAATATGCAGGATAATCTAATGATCGGTATTCCGGAGCTAATAATGCATCTATTGTATGTCCCTGAACCATTTGAATAACAGCCAGTGCACGTATAAGATCGATAAAAATGATTCGGTGTTTTTTTTCGCTTCTAACCATCTTGATAGATTATTATCAGTTACTTAAAAATAACCAAATGCTCTTTAAACAAAAAAAACTCCGGCGTTAAAACCGGAGTTTGTATTGAATAGATTACTTACATAAATTACTTTTTATCATCATCTACAACTTCATAAGATGCATCCTGAACATCGTCCTTTGCATCCTCAGCCTTTGTTTCCTGCTGTTGATTTGTTGCTTGCTGCCCTTGCTGCTGTCCTGTTTGTGCATATAATTGACCGGCAACTTCATTCCAGGTTTTACTTAAGCTTTCAGTTGCAGATTTGATCTGTTCAGTACTGTTAGCAGCCATTGCATCTTCAACTTTTTTAATCTCTGCTTCAAGTCTTGATTTTACATCAGCCGAAATTTTGTCTTTAAGTTCATCAATCTGTTTCTTGGTTTGAAAAACCAAACTATCTGCCTGATTTTTAACTTCAACTGCTTCCTTTTTCATTTTATCTTCAGCAGCATGCTCTTTAGCAGAGTTCTTCATTTTTTCGATTTCACTCTTATCTAAACCGCTCGAAGATGTAATTCTGATACTTTGTTCTTTACTAGTTGCTTTATCCTTTGCACTAACGTGAAGAATACCATTTGCATCAATATCAAAAGTTACTTCAATCTGTGGAACACCACGTGGAGCTGGCGGAATTCCATCAAGATGGAATCTGCCAAGAGTTCTGTTATCTGCTGCCATTGGTCTTTCACCCTGCAATATATGAATTTCGACAGAAGGTTGATTATCTCCTGCAGTAGAAAACACCTCACTCTTTTTAGTTGGTATTGTTGTGTTAGATTCAATTAATCTGGTCATCACACCGCCAAGTGTTTCAATACCTAAAGAAAGCGGAGTAACATCAAGTAATAAAACATCCTTAACATCACCAGCTAAAACACCGCCTTGTATTGCAGCACCAACCGTAACAACTTCATCAGGGTTAACTCCTTTATGAGGTTCCCGCTGAAATAAATCTTTAACAAGCTGCTGAACCATTGGAATTCTAGTTGAACCGCCGACTAATATAACTTCATTTATATCTTTTGGAGTAATTCCAGCATCTTTAATTGCTTGTTCACAGGGTACCTTAGTTCTTTGAACCAGGTCATCAATCAATTGCTCGAATTTTGCTCTGGTTAAATTGATTGTTAAATGTTTTGGTCCATCCTGAGTAGCAGTTATAAACGGCAAGTTAACTTCTGTTGATGAAGAAGAAGACAATTCAATCTTAGCTTTTTCAGCGGCTTCTTTTAACCTTTGTAATGCCATTGGATCTTTTCTTAAATCAATTCCTTCCTGTTTCTTAAATTCATCTGCAAGATAATTAATTAATCTCTGGTCAAAATCATCACCACCAAGATGTGTATCACCGTTCGTTGATTTCACTTCAAAAACTCCATCGCCTAACTGCAGAATCGAAATATCAAATGTTCCGCCGCCTAAATCGTAAACAGCAACTGTATGATCACTTGTCTTTTTATCCAGACCATAAGCTAATGCTGCTGCTGTTGGTTCGTTGATAATTCTTCTGACAGTTAAACCTGCAATTTCACCAGCATCCTTAGTTGCTTGTCTTTGTGCATCATTAAAATATGCCGGCACAGTAATTACAGCTTCAGTAACTTCCTGCCCCAGATAATCTTCAGCAGTCTTTTTCATCTTTTGTAATATCATTGCACTGATTTCCGGAGGTGAATAAACTCTATCACCAATTTTTACTCTTGCACTATTATTATCACCAGCTACAATTTCATAAGGAAGTTCATGCTTTTCATTTCCAACTTCATTGATAAATCTTCCCATAAGTCTTTTTATCGAAAAGATAGTTTGTTTTGGATTTGTGATTGCTTGTCTTTTTGCAGGTTGTCCTACTAACCTCTCACCAGTTTTGGTAAATGCAACAACCGAAGGAGTAGTTCTACCACCTTCAGAATTAGGAATTACCACCGGATCATTACCTTCCATAACTGAAACGCAGGAATTTGTAGTACCAAGATCAATTCCAATAATTTTTCCCATAATATTTCTCCTTTTCTAAAATTATACTATTATTTTCTAATTAAACCAGATAATTTATACAAGCAAGGTGCCAAATAATTTGATTTCTCTAAACTCTTTAATTATAGGGACTTAGATATTGTGTCAATTTAATGCCAGCTTAAACAAATTATTTAACAAGTCCATTTGTCATATTTGCCCGATATTTCGTCACACACAATGACAAATTGTTTAATTTAGCTTATTTTTGCAATGAACTTAAGGAGAACAAATTGTTTAACATTGAAAATTTTGATATTAAGCTGAACACTGAATTTATCGGAAGGAATTTTATTTATATTGAAGAAATCGACTCGACAAATACATATCTATTAGCTAAAGAAAACGGACATAATATAAATGGTACAGTTATCTTAGCTGAGAAACAAACTCAAGGAAAAGGCAGAAAAGGACGTTCCTGGTATAGTGCACCTGATGTAAATTTGTTGTTTTCAATTTTACTAACAAAAGATAAATCACTTTTTAATAATGCAAACCTGATAAACTTTGCTGCTTCACTTGCTGTATCTATCTCTGTTGAAAATCTGTATCAGTTAAAAACTGATCTCAAATGGCCAAATGATGTGCTTGTTAATGGAAAAAAAATCAGCGGAATACTAATTGAAGCTGTATCACAATCAGGTAAGATTGAAAGATTAGTACTTGGAATAGGGATCAATGTAAATCAAAATTCTTTTCAAGGCTCATTTAATTATTTACCAACTTCTTTAAAAAATGAACTGGGCAAAACAGTGGACCGCGAAAAACTGTTAGCTGATATATTAAATAATCTGGAACTGCTTCTTGAAAAACTTAAAAAAGATAAATCAGTTTTGATTGAAGAGTGGAAACAAAGATGCAGAATGCTTGGAAACAGAATAACAATTACAGATAACGAAACTGAAAAGTCCGGAATTTTTTATGATATTGATGAAAACGGATTCCTTTTACTTCAAACAAAAGATGAAATAGAAAAAATCCATTTTGGCGATGTTAGCCTGTATTAGTTTATTAACATAAAAAATATTTAAGAGAGTAAGTCGAGAACCTTAATTAAATTATCTCTTAGATCTTTTCTGTGAGAAATAAAATCAACAAACCCGTGTTCTACCAAAAATTCTGATCTCTGAAAACCTTCTGGTAAGTCCTTGCCTATTGTTTGCTTAATTACTCTGGGTCCTGCAAAACCAATAAGTGCCTTTGGTTCAGCAATATTTATATCACCAAGCATTGCATAACTGGCAGTTGTACCGCCCGTAGTAGGATCAGTAAGTATAGAGATATAAGGAATTTTTTCTTCTGCTAATCTGGCTAATCTTGCACTCGTCTTTGCCATCTGCATAAGTGAAAAAGCACCTTCCATCATTCTGGCACCGCCGCTTGATGAAACAATAATCATTGGCATTTTATTTTTATATGCTTTATCAACTGCCCGTGAAATTTTTTCGCCTACAACCGAACCCATAGATCCGCCAATAAATTGAAAATCCATACACGCAAAAGCAACTTCACGTCCGGCAATTTTTCCTGTACCTGTTCTTATTGCATCGTAAAGATCAAGTTTTTTAATTGTTGTAGATATTCTTTCAGTATATTTTTTTGTATCCACAAAATTAAGCGGATCAGCAGACCGCATTTTTTTATCAATCTCTTTAAAGGAACCTTTATCAAAGATGATTGCAATATATTCTAAACTGCTAATTCTAAAGTGATTATCACACTTTAAGCAAGTCCATAAATTCAGTTCAAGTTGTTTCTTATGAATTATTTCACCACAGGATGGACATTTTTCCCATAAGCCTGCAGGCAGTTCTTTGTGCTTAGTATCTTCAGCTATATTTTGTTTAGATCTTTTAAACCAAGGCATAATTAGTTTTTCTGAACTTCTGCATAAATCATTAACACTCTGTTTGGTTCCTTATTGTCGTTGGAAACAATAGTTATTGACTTGCTGTTTCTTCCGACTCTGTTTTTCGTATCAAAACCAACTTTTATTGAACCAACCTCTCCTGGTTTCAATGTATTGTTGCTTACCACTGCAGCAGTGCAGCCGCAGGATGTTTTTACATCTTTTACTACAAGTGATTCTGTTCCTTTATTTTCAAATTTAAAAGTGTATTCTACTTTTGATCCTTCCTGAACTTTACCAAAATCATGTTGAGTTTCTGGAAAAAATATTCGTGCACCGGTTTTTTCTTCCTTGACCACAGGAATAACAATATTGCATCTGATAGTTAACTGAATATCTTTTTTATCAGGATCATTTGTTGTTACTGTAACTGTCTTTACCTGAGGACCCTTACGCCCTTTTGAATTAAAAGTAACTTCCAGATTTGATGATTCACCAGGCTTTAGTTCTCGCTTTGTTGGATTTGCAGCAGTACAGCCACAAGATGCTCTAACATCTGTAATTTTAAGTAAATCACCGCCATTGTTCGATAAAACAAATGTATGATTTACAATATCACCCTGATTAATATTTCCAAAATCATACTCAACCTGCTGAACTGATATTTTTGGACCCATTAATTGAGCAAAGGCTGTAACTGATAGTAACAGCAAAACTATTAAAATGTTTCGGATCATAATTTCTTCTCCTTAACTAAAAAATCTTTTAAATAATCTGGTTCAACAAAGTCTATATTTTGTATTGATATTGCTTCACCGGATTTTTCTGCCCATTTAGCTACAAATTCTGCATAAGGGGCTGAAATAAATTTATGAATTATTTTTTTGTTAATCTTATCTGAATCAATATTTCCAAATACTAAATCATTATCATTAAACAGATAATCTGAATTAGCTGATACGATTTTTAACTGCTGGTTAAATATATAACTATTAGAATTAATTTGAAACTTAGCATAGTATAATTCATCTCTGCCAACTTTATTCGCAATTGTAAAAACTGAGCCGTCTTGTAAACCCTCTGATAACTGTAAAGCTAAAGCTTCAAAAGTCGGGACCTTAATTATTGGAATATTCAATGATTGAGCAAGACCTTTTGCCGCAGACATTCCAATTCTCAAGCCTGTAAATGACCCGGGACCTGCAGAAACAGCAATGCATTTTACTTGTGATACAGTTAACTCACCAATTTTTAACACGGATTCAATAACTTCGAATAGCTTTTCTGAATGTGAATGTTTTAAAACAACATTAGCAGCAAAATATTTTTCTTGGTTAAAATAAAGACAAGCACCGCAAATATTATCTGAGGTTTCAATTGCAAGTATTGGAAATAATTCACTCATAATTTCCTGAATTCAAATAAACGTTCATCTTCTGATATGAATTTAATTTCTATCTCGATTCTTTCCTTTGGCAGTATTTCAGTAAATAAATTTCCCCATTCAATTATGCAAACTGCATCTGAATCGGAAAAATAATCTTCAATACCAATATCAATTAACTCGTCTGGTTTATTAATTCTATAAAAATCAAAATGATAGAATTTTAATAATCCAATGTATTCATTAACAATTGCAAAGGTTGGGCTGTTGGCAGCTCTAATATTAAAATAATGAAGAAGCTTTTTGGTAAAAAAAGTTTTCCCTGCACCCAATTCTCCAATCAGAACTATCACCATACCTTTATTAACAAACGAAGAAAACTCTTTAGCCATATTTTCAGTCTCAGATTCAGATCTGCTTAATATTTGAGACGGAAACTGCATCAGGTTTTAGATTCCAATGTTATTATTGGTAAAATCATTTCTTCCATCGAGATTCCGCCGTGCTGAAAAGTGTCTTTGTAATGTGTAAGAAATCTATGATAATCAGTCGGATAAACGAAATAATAATCTTCTTTTGCAATAATATAATTTATTGTTACACCTCTTTTAGGAAGCTTATAATCTGAAGCATTTTTTATAAAAACAGCATGCTTCTCATCCACTTTCAGATTTCTGCCGTACTTAAACCTCAGATTAGTAGAAGCTTCCCTATCGCCAAGTACTTTAGCACCTCTCAGTGATCTTATACTGCCATGATCAGTAGTAATGATTATTTTCGCATTTTTCATTTTTGAAAGTGTACGGAAGATATTTAATAAAGACGAATGATTAAACCAGCTTTGAGTAAGTGATCTGTATGCTGCTTCATCTGGAGCAATTTCTTTAAGTAAATCCGAATCCGATCTGCCGTGTGCAATCATATCTAAAAAATTTACCACTACTGCAGTTAAATGTGTGTTCTGATATGAATGAATATTCTGTTCAAAATTCCTTCCAACTTCGGGATCAATTATCTTTATATACTTAAGATCATTCCGAAGTTTAATTCTCTTTCTTTCAATTAAAAGCTGAAGAAGTTCTTTCTCATATTTATTCATACTGTTTTCATCATCAGTAGTTGAGACCCATAACTCCGGATAATATTTCTCAATATCAGAGGGAAATAAGCCTGCAAACAAAGCATTACGGGCATAAGGTGTTGCAGTAGGAAGTATCGAGAAATAATAATCTTTTTCAATCTTAAATAGATCAGTAAGTTGTTTTTCCATAACCAGCCATTGATCAAGCCGAAGGCAATCTAATACAAAATAAAAAACTGATTTACCTTCTTCACGCAGATTAGTTAAAACATATTTTTCAGTGATTGCAGGGCTAAGATTTGGTGTATTGTGGCTAATGGGATCAGTTAACCACAATCTGTAATTTCTTTCAACAAATTTAGAAAATTCCTTATTAGCTTCTTTGTACTGATCATTTAATGATTGCTTAAGCCCAATTTCTCTATGATGGTCTAATTCGATTGACCAATTGACAAGCTTCAAATAAATGTTTATCCATTCCGAATAATCAAGGCTGGAGGCTAAAGCTGTGGTAATCTGATTAAAATCCTGCAGATAATCTTTTGCTGCATACTCTCCGGATATTTTTTTGCCTTCAAGAATTTTTTTACAGACTAAAAGCACCTGACTTGGATTAACTGGTTTTGTAAGATAATCGGCTATCTTACCACCAATGGCTTCGTCCATTAAAGATTCTTCTTCTGACTTAGTTATCATTACAACTGGAATTAAATTATTAATTGCTTTAATACGGGACAGAGTTTCAAGTCCACCCATTCCAGCCATCATTTCATCCAGAAAGATTATGTCATAAAGTTTCTCTTTAACTGAAGTCAGAGCATCTTCGCCATTAGTTACAGTATCAACTTCATAACCTTTTTCAGAAAGAAAAATTATGTGTGACCTCAACAATTCGATTTCATCATCAACCCATAAAATTTTTTTTCTGTCCATATTATAAACACCAGATTATTTTAATTTTCTTTTTTTCTAATCAATCATCAATTAATAGAAATAGTTACATCTAATCCCGCTTCATTTGTAGTTGTCGGCGGTATTCTTGATGCCCCTTCAGGTTCAGTAGTAGATCGTTTGTAAAAGATAGAAAGTGTAACCTTTGCACTGATTGTATATTTGATTCTCGGTTCTATCGTTACTCTTGTTGAACCATCCTGTGGTGTACCGTCTTCTTTAAAATCTTTCATATCATATCTGACTGACGCACTTCGTGTACTTGAATAAGCCAGACTAAATTCGATATCATTTTTTAGTGATACTCCAAACAATGGAAGCTCAAATCCTGATTTTGAAAACTGCAGTGTAAACCCAATATCCTTTGAAAAGTTTTCTGTAATATTATTTGTAGTTATACCAAGATCAAAAGATGTACGAGTTGAGTATTTAAGATTCCCGCTTAAATTACCTCCCCAAAGTTGTCCGAACGTAAGATTTAATCCAGCTAACGGTGAAAAACCATACTCTATTTTTTGTATTTGAATTTCTTCATTACCTTCCCTGCTAAGTTTCCATCCTTCGGTATAAGTAGATGAATATGAATGGTCTAATGAAATTCTTTGCGCAATAGATTTTAACAACGGCAATTTTTCAAGTCCATCCCAGGTTAATCGCCAGTTTGGTCTTGGAATATATTTGGCTATGTTGCTTAAGAATCCAAAATTTGAAAATATCGGTAAGCTTTCAAATCCTTTTACAAAGGCATTGGATAAACTTGAATTAGGATCATTGGGGTTATATAATTCTGCAACTTGTTTAATACCACTGTTGAAAACCGATAGAAATAATACAGGCGGAAATGTAAGAAATGATCTTGTTAATGTTCCGCTTGCAGTAACATTCGACACATAAATGTTACCGTCCTGATCTCTTGTTATAGTAGCATTTTTGTTCTGTGACCATCCGCTCTTCCAGTTAACATCTATTTTAGCTCCTTCCCATAATGGTCTTGAGGTTTTAAAATCAAAATTATTTCTAACTGAAAAAACATCATTCAGATTCATATTTTGCATAAGAGCCCTTGGTCCTACATCTCCGTTTATTCCAAGCATAAAACCTCTTGTAGGACCGGCATCAGCATTATAAAACAATCCCCAAAAATTACTAAATCCGGTACCTGTAGCTTGCAGCCCAGATTTTGATATTGAATTGTCATTTGAATAATTGAAAGA is a window of Ignavibacterium sp. DNA encoding:
- a CDS encoding class I SAM-dependent RNA methyltransferase — its product is MYEYQKNNIYFAQAAGMMESVSEQELKELGAKETKISYRGVYFYADKPALYKINYLSKTITRVLAPLKNFHCKSSNEIMKAAKSVEWDSFFSFDQTFAITSTVNKSTINNSLYASQVLKDGIADFFRAKYGKRPNVDTVNPDIRFNLFIEKDKAVLSLDTSGESLHKRGYRLLAGEAPMQETLAAAIIRLSKWNGDNPLLDCMCGSGTILCEALMHYCRIPAQYLRKNFGFFYLPDYDEKIWLQIKSEMNKNIRPLKDGIITGSDKSQITINTARDNLSRLPFGDKVKLGAYPFQHIKKFENGTIITNPPYGIRLGIKKEVEALYKEFGDFLKTKCNGTSSFIYVGDPELRKYIGLKTTRRIPLVNGKLEGVLLQIDSYIGSKKKKHQVKENKM
- a CDS encoding M1 family metallopeptidase, whose amino-acid sequence is MKNIFSIIVLSLLIQTVFAQDELRIPNNIKAAFEKQTRSYDGKPGVNYWINKSDYKIIAEIDPYNKLISGSEVITYYNNSPDTLKQIVIRLYHNVSKPAARRDFLFNKNALTDGVLLKELKVNNTEIDLTNRASVTETSTNIIINLDQRISPNSKIDLKISWEDKIPPVPSIRYGSYDSTTMFIAYWYPQISVYDDIDGWDMLDYTGTLEMYNDFNNYDVILTVPSGFQIWATGVWQNPDEILNEKYLSLYKKAWLSDEIIRIISKDDLENKTIYKHDKNNSFRFVAENVPDFAFGISDHYLWDATSFVADSKTGRRVYCAAAYKESSKDFVDNAYYAKETLKYFSFEIPGIPFPFPSATVFNGSGGMEYPMIVNNGSTTSKAGTVGLTSHELAHQYMPFFMGTNERKYPFMDEGWAVMLPYDFQERMSEGNLPRLMTIEGYENFAGNEFELPLTTPSPIISWRTYRIAAYNKPAIAYDNLRKMLGDELFLKALHEYMFRWNGKHPIPADFFFTFNDVTKMDLNWYWKPWFYDFSYPDLAIEKATVKSNKLKVVIVNKGKLPLPVKLQVMLNEVVVKEVMFKADIWKKDLNSVQLTIDGIKDYDAIIIGDKSIPDVNKINNVYFK
- the ruvB gene encoding Holliday junction branch migration DNA helicase RuvB, which produces MRKSTTTNAAVTEEDIKIESSLRPKLIKEFYGQKKITDNLNIFVTAAKKRKEALDHVLLTGPPGLGKTTLAHIIANELGTKIKVTSGPVLEKPGDLAGLLTNLEEHSVLFIDEIHRLSPVVEEYLYSAMEDYKLDIMIESGPNARSVQISLPKYTLVGATTRAGMLTSPLRDRFGIKFRLDYYSTEMLDTIVNRSARILNLKIDKTAALEIAKRSRGTPRIANRLLRRTRDFADFENNTNINVEIAKKALEALEVDEFGLDEMDKDIILAIIDKYNGGPVGLNTLAVAVNEDPGTIEEVYEPFLIQQGFIHRTPRGREATALAYKRFGRNKFDNNKSLFE
- a CDS encoding heparan-alpha-glucosaminide N-acetyltransferase domain-containing protein, encoding MVRSEKKHRIIFIDLIRALAVIQMVQGHTIDALLAPEYRSLDYPAYYIWNFMRGITAPIFMFSAGTVFTYLLRLVNEPFENNPRVKKGFRRFLLLVAIGYLLRYPTYTIFDFSNITQKNLDIFFSVDVLQLIGFGLLFLLISAFVAEKTKLSDTIVFLFISLLFFFAVPIVTRINWIDYFPQPVAGYFYTGTGSLFPLFPWAGYVVFGGILGSYLAKNPLVFKTNKFSFNLALFGAVLIIISEVSVIITNKVFNYYYEDSSYNLNTIFFRLGLVLVLNSIVSFISQKIESIPKIIIIVGRNTLIIYVVHLIILYGSAWNPGLSTIFASNLDVTPTIIIAVLMITVMILMVFIFNKLKFRNKQLVT
- the dnaK gene encoding molecular chaperone DnaK, which produces MGKIIGIDLGTTNSCVSVMEGNDPVVIPNSEGGRTTPSVVAFTKTGERLVGQPAKRQAITNPKQTIFSIKRLMGRFINEVGNEKHELPYEIVAGDNNSARVKIGDRVYSPPEISAMILQKMKKTAEDYLGQEVTEAVITVPAYFNDAQRQATKDAGEIAGLTVRRIINEPTAAALAYGLDKKTSDHTVAVYDLGGGTFDISILQLGDGVFEVKSTNGDTHLGGDDFDQRLINYLADEFKKQEGIDLRKDPMALQRLKEAAEKAKIELSSSSSTEVNLPFITATQDGPKHLTINLTRAKFEQLIDDLVQRTKVPCEQAIKDAGITPKDINEVILVGGSTRIPMVQQLVKDLFQREPHKGVNPDEVVTVGAAIQGGVLAGDVKDVLLLDVTPLSLGIETLGGVMTRLIESNTTIPTKKSEVFSTAGDNQPSVEIHILQGERPMAADNRTLGRFHLDGIPPAPRGVPQIEVTFDIDANGILHVSAKDKATSKEQSIRITSSSGLDKSEIEKMKNSAKEHAAEDKMKKEAVEVKNQADSLVFQTKKQIDELKDKISADVKSRLEAEIKKVEDAMAANSTEQIKSATESLSKTWNEVAGQLYAQTGQQQGQQATNQQQETKAEDAKDDVQDASYEVVDDDKK